The following nucleotide sequence is from Vanessa cardui chromosome 3, ilVanCard2.1, whole genome shotgun sequence.
gcttgatattttattttggttttttggTACCAGCGCCAAGAGACAAAAGATCAAAAATTTAGATCGTGTCAACGTTGTGCCCGTCATGCAAAGTAGTGATGTAGCAAAATTATGTTCAGGCTTCAGAATGTGACCTcgtggtttatttttataacaaacatcgatactactattataaatgaaaacgtaattctgtctgttacctattcatttttaaaacaacaacaacaaacaacaacagcctgcaattctcactgctgggaaaaaggcctcctctccctttgaggggaaggtttggaacatattccaccacgctgttccaatgcgggttggtggaatacacatgtggcagaatttctacgaaatgtgtcacatgcaggtttcctcacgatgttttccttcaccgctgagcacgagatgaattataaagacaaattaagcacatgaatcagcggtgcttacctgggtttgaacccgcaatcatcggttaagatgcacgcgttctaaccacagggccatctcgactctgattTTTAAAACGCTAAACTgattatgatgaaatttggtgtggtGAAGGTTTGTATCCCAGGGCAAGGTATATACTACTTCTTAATATCGGAGGAGATAAAAATGGTAGTCACGATTTGTGTATTAAAGTCGCAGGTTGAGCATATCAGTTATGAATTACAAACTCATAACCTGCTGCTTTTTCGTCGTCATTGATTACCTACTggcatatacaaaatatatcgtATAATTTATGTCATCTAGCACATTCTTATGTTTATTAACTTTGCTTTGCCAGATACCTTGAACTTGGTTGGTAGGCTTTAGTTTAGAGTGAGTAGTTTCATAAATTATCCAGGGTTTGTGATGGCCAAGTACGGTATTTTTATAGTTTCCAAGAAGAAGATTGAATGACATCGCAAAAGTTAATcatgatttgatttaaacatttaaaaaacacaattaacaTGTGGTCATCCCTTCAGTAACCACTTTCAGTTTCTTCTTATGAAGGATAAGTTTCGTAATTTGTGAAAATGttcataaatacattattataggAACATACATAGatctgatgtttttttttatcttgtattGTGTGTCAATCGCGTAAAAAAACTGAACATTTACATTATTGGCTATATTAGCAATCAAAGCGAAATCGTCCGTCGATAATTATAgactaataattatttcaactaagatttttttcactttctatttatctaattaatagTGAATGAGGCGATTAGCCGCTATTAAATGCATATGAAAAGGGTATAGTCAGTAAATAATCTTGTacagattatatttaagtaGACATAGTTTAAaagagccgaggtggcccagtgtttagaacgcgtgcatcttaaccgatgattgcgggttcatcgCATGCACCgcttaatattcatgtgcttaatttgtgtttataattcatctcgtgctcgacgttgaaggaaaacataatgAGGAAACGTGTATGCGTCTAATTGCAttaaaattctaccacatatgtattctatcaaaccgcattggaacaccatgttgttccaaactttcttctcaaagggagaagatgCCTTAGAACAGCGGTGAGAattttacagactgttattgtTTAATTGATACACTTTGCTAATAGATGAGTGCATCGCCTATCTTAAACGTCAAGCGACGAGTTTGAACCTTCCTGCCACTGTCTACGAAGTTATACCAAAGAAACCAATACTCGTAATGACCTGGGAAGGCTTGGAACCTAACCTGCCGAGCATCCTTCTCAACTCACACATGGATGTTGTTCCGGTTTTCGAGGTATGttcataaatttttttaacttaaataatatactagttTTTGCCTGCGGCTTCGTTCTCGTTTTcggggttggttgtcacgtaTTCGGCAAGAAACAGCCTATGTCCCTCCCTGGaattaaagtttgcttcataacaaattttatcaaattcagtttcTTGGTTTAGTAGTAAAAGagggacagagttactttcacatttataagtaatattagtaaagattttttaatcaaattgttagttataggcttttacaaaaatCCAGATCCCATTATTGTACGgcacaaatttttaattttcgtaaattaccgttatatttcaaagaaaataaacattatcaGCATAATTGTATCGTCAATTCTACCTGCTACCACACTTGTATAACACCGAAGCTGCGTGGAGTTATTTTTATCTCAACGGTTGGAGGATGGCTAcatgatggtaactggtcaaaTATGAATCTTCACACAACCCATGCACTACCAAACTttggtactaagatgttatgtcatttgTTCCTCTAGTTATTTTGGCTCACTTACCCATTAAACCGAAATATAAAGATACTACATAtcaagcggtagaatatatgagtcTGTGTGCTACCCTCCTATATCGGTTTGCACAAAGAGTAAAAAGCCCCaataccaccaagtataaataatataaattatctttaagcACAAAATAAATGAAGAGTTTTCTCAGCTGTGATAGATTTAAAGGAACTGAATttacttatgatttttaaaacatatttatttttgcttcTTCTCATTACGAATCAAAGATTCCCTTGTAGATAAACTTCAAGTCATTGTGTAAATTATATGACcgaataataattagtaagtcATTGAACCGTCTTTTACATTCCAGTATTTTCTAgcaaaaaaacacataaaatattattcatataaattaaaattactccGTCATGTATCCTGCTGTGCATCAGTCGTTTTGAAACAGTTTGATCAAACGTgagattataacaaaaataaaaatttacatttattgaaacaaaaagcAAGTTATGTTTTTCCCGATATTTTTTCTCTTCATTATTTCTGCCCTATGtttaaaatacttaacttaAGTGACAAcctgtaatttttatatatgttttaacaacaacagcctgtaaattcccactgctgggctaaaggcctcctctccctttgaggagaaggttttggaacatattccaccacgctgttacaaaggagggttggtggaatacacatgtggcagaatttctataaaatttgtcacatacaggtttcctcacgatgttttccttcaccgctgagcacgagatgaattataaagacaaattaagcacatgaaatagcggtgcttgcctgggtttgaattgaagatgcacgcgttctaaccactgggccatctcgactctctatgactctatatgttttaatatgaacttaataaatgtgttataaatttataaccaGAAAAGTTGGACATATCCGCCATTTGAGGCCCGTCTGGTTGATGACGTAATTTACGCGCGAGGCGTCCAAGACATGAAGTCTGTCGGAATTCAATACATTGAAGCCATAAGACGTCTCAAAAGCAACGGTATCAAGTTGAAGAGAACTGTTCATCTAAGTTTTGTTCCCGGTAAGCAACTTACAATAACTTTTCTTATTTACTATTCACCGCttaatcatttttttctttattaatattcataaaactatTTGGCCTGTACTAGAAGAAAAAGTGTGTGTAAGTTGTTTTAAGTCATATGTTGACTAACCAGTGGgcttgatgataagtggtcaccaccacccaatggcgctataagaaatattaaccattggttacatcgccaatgcgccaccaaaatGCTGGCAAAGAGTACCTACTCAGGTCCTTATATGttcttgtcggtagaatctactttccaaattttacatttaattcaacattttaacatgacgattcaaaatgaTTTTATGAAAGTGTCatgaatatataatgttaaataaccATTTCaagataattatgtaaaaaatttttgaatataaattgtttttattcatcattattttattttaataattaataaatcttatctCATCAAAAGaatcaaaataattagtttCATAGTAAAAGTAAACGTCAAAATAAACGTGAATAAATGGAAAacatattattcttatatttttatcgcTCACTTTAACTTTGTGCAAAACTATTAGTATTGGAAATGTTGATTCTACTGAGAAGTTGGCAAAGCTCGGTAGTCAGTTCCCTCTTAAACAACTTCTACTCCGCACTTagctttgaatttaaattattttacaaaaaatatttttttaattcttgcattttttaagttaaatttacaCTTTTAAGTTATACAAGCgatttatattgtttgttaGTTGTTAATGATTCGTTATTCTCTGTAGACGAAGAAGTCGGCGGTGCGGAGGGGTTGGGGGCATTTGTGAAAACGGAACACTTTAAAAAGTTGAACGTTGGCTTCGCGCTCGACGAAGGTCTGACCAGTCCTGAAGACTACTTCGTGGTTTACAACGGGGAAAGAAGCATTTGGCGTGAGTTTTAACAACACATCCCCTCATACTCAAAgttattattcattcaaatgCCCCTTTAAAGTTGAAGCCATTACATCTTGGAATATTGAAATGCTTCTAATGATTACGAGATAAGTTGAACTACGCTTGGACTGCATAGTGAGTATATATccgtatacatttattttgagtattatacaaatatactttacatttaAACTATTGACCCATTCCCACTTCAGGTATATTTCTCGTTAGGTTTGGTAAAcgttaagtaagtaagtatacGAAAAGAGTTCGGctattttatactttacaaaatatatgcaCATATCTTCGTCATTTACCACCCGTAATAAAAACCGTATAAAATCGGATGAGTGTTTGAAGAGGTAAGCAATAATATAACAGACACAGACTATAATCGAAACAAAAGGATATccgaaataaaaatgtattctaaACCTTAAAATAAACTGGtataaacagttttatataatgatataaaatgattataacattatatttgccTAGTCTTTAACGTAAAGAGAGTAGGTACCTAATACCAAATAATAGGcaaatataaagtcaaatttaaatttatattttcttataaatttattagttaGTCATAAAAACTATCCAAAACAATCGAAATGATTTTGTTTCCGTAGCCGTATCTGAATccggtaaaattttattgacatatccgTATCAATATCCAGCTCTGAAATTACATAACCATAACATGCCTAACGTAAGCCCTGACTGAATAAATGTAAGTATAGGCAAGAGACATGAAATAACAAgccttataaaaatgtttttgttttacaattatccggttatatttaaattttatttattaaaaattaaatgttaaataaacattcatatttaaatgatgTGATATGCTATGAGATATGTTTGGTGAGACTACCAGAAAAAAGTGTAAAATTTGCCAAGATaattagggttccgtagtctactaggactacccttatagtttcgtcatgtctgtccgtctgtctgtcctgaCTCGTTCTCCACCGTTTCTGACCGATTGCCACGAAAATTAGCGGGGAGATGTAtactgataatccaaaaattgtttttttaaatgtatttttatttattttgatgtgaCATTGTATCTACTGCTGGTTGTCatactgaaaataaattataaaacacttaAACTTTAACACAAATTCATATTTGTTCAGAACTCTTTGCAATTAACGATAAAAGTTAATTAGACACGTTCAAAAATAAAGTTGCCCGGTTTTTAGCGCGTTAACATTGTATGGCGGCTTCTGATTTACATATCTGATCTTGCCAGCGCCAATGAGTAAAACTGACTATTCATAAATGTATtccaattaaatgtattaacaaaTGGTAGCGTAATGGTTTGAAATTAAGTTGATAACAAATTTCAATGACTTTGTAATATCATTTTTTGCTAGCTTACATACacagtatatataaatacatgtataacATGTATAGGTACTAGGTACATTATAAGCAACCTGAAGGTAAGGTTTAAGAAATCCATTAgcatgatattaatttataatcttgaCTCAATCACAAAGAACATTTTACCGTTAAAGAAAACCTTTCAATacttttcaaagaaaatatcTATCGGCAAAGCTTTAATGCATTATAAAAGTTTTCGCTACTATAATTACacgaaatattatgtttttaaggAAGTAGCCCAAGGAAAGGTTAGTTAATATCGAGTCAGCAAATATAGacaaaattaaaacgtaaaGTAAGAATTCCGTaatgatatatatgtacatagtgtTCACGAAAACCAGTAACAATTTTGTCttctgtcaaattaattaatacttgaAGTAGTGGACGACTTGAACCATAACTATTCTCAGAAGAGACTGGTCAATTGTTCGGAACATGTCATAGAACCCAAGAGTGTGTGCAAATACGTAATCCGTTAGGAGGCTTATTCAACAGATCGAGTTCAGGCGCAGGTCCAACGATTTAAGGTGCTTTCGGGGCAGGGAAGTGTATGTTTAACATAGACTTTTTAGATTCCGAGCTGCTTCTAAATTTCTTGGTGAAattccaataataatataatgggGCTTAAAAACAAGGCTTAGGGATTTCTAGCTTTctataccttatttttttttgtatacctTAAAGTCCTAATCcattaatatcttatatattgtctgtctgttcctTCAAATATGTACAAAGCTCTGTGTATTGCGCCCCAAACCGTTTCCAAATTATACGcttgtcaaaatatatgtaaaaaataagtgCGGTTTCcacaaaatgataattttttcaaatgtgtttatttttttctccaGATTTGAGAGTAATATGTCCGGGTAAATCCGGTCATGGCTCCCTTTTGCTTCCGGACAACTGCGGCGAAAAGGTCaggttattttattagtatatttaagaCTATTACGTTTGGTGAAGTTATTTTTAACGGTATTGTACGCATGTGCTGGTACTATTGTACGAAAAAACAAGAATTCTCTATCCATAATCAAATTTACGTAGGTGGCTTACTTTTAGTTAAGTTCAGTTTAATGGAACATTTATCTAAACAATCTTATAAAGAACTAGATGTGGCTTTAcccaaataaatttataaagcaaAAACTTCCTACCCCCGTTTTTCCCATTTAGGAAAgacgtttaaaaaaatcctttcttagtggATGTCTTATACCTATCAGGAACTTAATTgcccaaatttcaagtttgtattcatataaatatatattgtatctgtTTGTTTTGCTTTAGTAAAAGGACAGTatagtaacaatattaaacaacaaATTAGTTTGTTCGTTTCCTGTTACACGATTCAGAACATAGTTTATAAAGAAATTGCATCTCAAACTCTAATACGCATAATATTCACATTATTCTAGCAGATAAACACTCTTTGGATTGGGATTATttctacaattaaaatattactataatttcCCTGACAAGTGAATCCTACTACTTAACGTGGTTTTCGTCGCTCAACAAGATTGTGGCCAATGTCCAAAAGTTCATTTGTTAcagtaaaatcaaaattattataaaattacaattttataacctaGAAGTTTATCTTCTATCTCTCTCGAAGTACTAAAACATAAAATGCGTCAGCGAATAATATTATCACTAAGAATATTGTTTGCAAATTataaatcgatttaattaaaCGACTGGCAATGTTCCAAGCGCCGTTTGTCCCGCGAGATAAGTTTGTGTAACATTGGACTACTTTATACGCTATTGTTATGTTTAATCAAGTGACAAATAGTACATCGGAGCGAGTTCATTCAGGATtgttattgatttcatttgcATTATAGCGATAATAAATTTCTGCTGTCACCTGGAAATCACTCTAATTTTCTTCCAGAATTTTATTCTTTCCATATAAGAATTTGGGCTAGCCCACCTGTTAGAAACACCCACCCATCATATATTCTGTCACCAAGCAGCAACTtttagtattgatgtgttccggtttgaagggtcagtgagccagtgtaacttagAGATATATGCCCCGACAAGATCGCACAAATCCTTACAATAAATTATctgtattgattattttaattaaatttctttctATTATTTAACCCTGGACGAAATAGTTAGCAGATTAAGTTACCTCGTCTCTGTAACGTGTAATCGTGTGGCAAATCGCGTTAAAGGTAAAAAGACAATTTGGAAACGAACTCTATTTAAACAACTCGGTCTAGTGGGAAATTTCAACAGAGCagagttttatatttttctacaaaTGTTGATTTTTTGAATGTAACATTTCAGCATTAATATACACATAagtgtgtattttaaaatagcgaattattattttatattatttcgcatttatattatatacatttaccaGGAATGTAAGAAAAGCTTAAATTTTAAACGCCTGTTTGAAAATTAGCAAGATGGCAGAGAGAAAATGTTACGTCATATAACATTTGATCTAGAAGTTATTGTATAAGTATTTAACGAGACAGTTCTCCTTCAtcatccttttttattttacactaatatatttataaaatattttatttataattattaattttgtttattttagatgCGATACATAATCGACAAGTTTATGGACCTCCGTCAAGAATCTAAGAAGAAACTGGAAAGTAACCCCGAACTGACTATTGGCGATGTCACTTCTGTAAATTTGACGATGATAAATGTAAGTGATACGAATTAATTACtaattcattcaaatttataattttttatttcttattcaattaatatatattttatataaaattatatttaagacatctttatactaaatttaagTCATGGCGAAAAATTACGAATTCACTTGAAATTGAACCcacttaaaaacaaaacttactttacgcagtttctttttttattgacgACATGTGTCAAACACTACATTCAGGTTAACTTTGAACTTGGAAGTGTtggatcgttttttttttttaagtattcagTGCCAGGCACTAGGGCATTTCAAATGaaacattgtattattaactttaatttcgtaattataatgacttttgaaactaaaaagtattaaaaaacacatgaataccttttttatttctCCAGGGTGGTATTCAGAATAATGTGATTCCAGAAAAAATGACAGCAAGTTTCGACATCCGTTTGGCTTTGTCCGTTAATTTGGTCGACTTCGAAAATATGGTAAGAAACGCATAATGAACCAGtaatatacaatacattgtAAGAGTGTTAAGTCTGATAAGTACCAGAGATTTTTCTTATAACGTTAATATCTCGCGTTCTGCAAAGTTTCGACTTTTTCTAGCGGAATGAGTCTACTGCTgggaaaataagtatttatgcattaaaaataatttacttcaattttaATACAGACACATTTAACTTGTTGGTAGGgatctgtgcaagcccgtttgggtaggtagtATCAAAACTGTCTACTGCCAATTTCTTTTCCAATGCTGGTGGCGCTTCGGCGAtgtgatatttcttacagcacaaTTGTATGGGCGGTGGTCTACTTATCATTAAGTGTCCTCATCCGTcaatctatacaataaaaaaaggttttcttGTAGTTAAATAAATGGATATTTTTTCAAATGCAACTGAACCATAGAAAGTATTCcggttttgcggtagaataactgttatTTACTGGTCGCAGATAAAACAATGGTGCAAGGAAGCTGGCAAGGATGTGACTTATGAGTTTGAACAGAAAGATAACTATGTTCCACCCACACGTGTGGACGAAACTAACGCGTTCTGGGTCGCATTTAAGGCTGCTATTGATCAACTGTGAGTAGATATTTACCTCatcattttgtttgtttatattttattccaatcACACATacgtatctttatttattattatatttacctattttttatatattattttcatcgaAAGTAACCTATAGATAAGCATCTAAGGATATACAAATGCCTACGACCCAAtcgaggagaagatttgaaGCTAGATTTTCAGTCAATATTCATCGCtaagcaatataataaattataaacacaaattaagcacataaatgcCCAGTATCGCTTGCCCGAATTTGAAACCAAAATTTTCGatctatttacataaaacgtttatttcaattaattcaattgtattattaattcctTTGTCATTTCagcgaatattttaatatcttcgCCTATTATAAGCCTCACTGAAGGTATTAAATGACAAACAAAACCCAACTCGTACCTATAAATTATGTTCTTGacgtttacataatataaatacctaaAATATTAGCACAAAACTAAGCAGAACTTATTCAGAAGATAAGATGGTTCGAACAAAGGATTTAATGAAACTATATTATTCATGTTATCGTAGATTCGGTCAATACAGCAATAGACTTTGAACGGTTTCATGTCTATCATCCTTAACTTTATAGAGTTCAAAGAAACATTGGATTTTTCGCTTACCAAAATGGGCAGTAACGTTTACAAAGatacataaatcataaatatatccTGGATATTAAGGTCTTcctatataaaagtatttataaaaatatttagatttttaaatccAATTTAATGCAACATGAAATATTacctttgatgaaattttacctTTCGTTAAAACACCTTTGACACTTGGTTTTAATTAAACGTAACACATTTTACGTTCCACTTTATTTAGTCTAAAAGTCAGGATATATTTGTCTTGTATTGCCgacgcttttatttttatttattctcgaAGGAAAGCAATGTATGTTGACAGACGACGTCTGTTATACTAGACAAAGCAGATATGCGTAATATAGGTAAAcaagtaaaatacaaaaaatagtataaatgtaaAGGTACCTTTCACAttcaaatcgctgaaccgatttagatgactATTTTATAGAGATCGTTTGAGTTCCGGAAAAGTAAATAGGCTTATAgttcgtttttttatttcatcaagtTTCAGAAGgcaaaattataagtaaacttTTGAAACTTTCTCAGGGGTAAAGCCTCGggttaagtaataaataaacaacacaaTCACGATACATTAACACcgcctttttattaaataataacagcaTAGCACCTAAAGTTTTCTAGTTCCTTTGATCTTTAAGTAATTTGGGTCCAGCGTCGAGCGCGttctattacattaattatcaaCTAATGCAATCTGCGTTATTTAAGCTAATGAGTTTGCACGTTGCcctaaacaatattttagtataccCTTAATA
It contains:
- the LOC124543706 gene encoding aminoacylase-1-like, whose product is MPDYANDPAVKNLQEYLRIRTVHPNINYDECIAYLKRQATSLNLPATVYEVIPKKPILVMTWEGLEPNLPSILLNSHMDVVPVFEKSWTYPPFEARLVDDVIYARGVQDMKSVGIQYIEAIRRLKSNGIKLKRTVHLSFVPDEEVGGAEGLGAFVKTEHFKKLNVGFALDEGLTSPEDYFVVYNGERSIWHLRVICPGKSGHGSLLLPDNCGEKMRYIIDKFMDLRQESKKKLESNPELTIGDVTSVNLTMINGGIQNNVIPEKMTASFDIRLALSVNLVDFENMIKQWCKEAGKDVTYEFEQKDNYVPPTRVDETNAFWVAFKAAIDQLNIPLKVRTFPGGTDSRYVRAQGVPALGVSPLRRARPALHEHNESLPAAAFVEGIAVYEAVVPAIANA